The following are encoded together in the Triticum dicoccoides isolate Atlit2015 ecotype Zavitan chromosome 6B, WEW_v2.0, whole genome shotgun sequence genome:
- the LOC119325995 gene encoding E3 ubiquitin-protein ligase SINA-like 10 produces the protein MDLTVLHCPLCLRPLTPPVYECKGGHLACADCRVERPGNQWQCQKCERGVGFDVRNTPMDTVISSLRVECPHEGCGLYVSYHKLADHQSVCPLVPCKCPLPVCGYEGPPLALYHHISNAHPMPVHRIQYGKVLQLQVPLSEPRLLLFADEDGRAFFLVGGMLDIGAPITMSVVCIRAGASPLPHYVAKLWANGPPGEPKGTTDAVKVEMEVTSSKDPGDVDVQELTFFTVPPKLLVGAKLVSLHIQIDKLTS, from the exons atggacctcaccgtgctccactgccccttgtgcctccgccccttgacgcctccagtgtatgag tgcaagggagggcacctggcctgcgcggattgccgcgtcgagcgccccgggaaccaatggcagtgccagaagtgcgagcgcggcgttgGCTTCGACGTGCGTAACACGCCGATGGACACCGTCATTTCGtcgctgagggtggagtgcccgcatgaaggctgtgggctctacgtcagttaccacaagctcgccgatcaccagagcgtgtgtccgctcgtgccctgcaaatgccccttgcccgtctgcggctacgaaggcccgccgctggcgctctaccaccacatcagcaatgcgcatcccatgcccgtgcacaggatccagtatggcaaggtgctccagctgcaagtgccactgtcggagccacgactcttgctgtttGCGGACGAGGACGGCcgcgcatttttcttggtcggcggcatgctcgacatcggcgcgcctatcaccaTGTCGgtggtctgcatcagagcgggggcgtccccactgccacactatgtggccaagctgtgggcgaacggcccgccgggggagcccaaaggcacgaccgacgccgtcaaggtggaaatggaggtgacaagcagcaaggatcctggcgacgtcgacgtgcaggagctgaccttcttcacagttccgcccaagctgctggtcggggctaagctggtgtccctccacattcagattgacaagctcacgtcctaa